Proteins from a genomic interval of Lolium perenne isolate Kyuss_39 chromosome 1, Kyuss_2.0, whole genome shotgun sequence:
- the LOC127306266 gene encoding two-component response regulator ARR10-like, producing MENAAFASGAGIVQAYPGGTMRVLAVEEDPAYLTALTEMLQRHGYQVTAKASPEEGLRALQDNLEGFDLVMTVVRTQGPGIDGFEFLKHAAQRYPVILFSGVEPEETKMRGMLEGACAFLTKPLRDEEVRNVWQHVVARRRLNAASGADARGSDVVAVRQDETVARKRGLDDSGEGGSDGRTAKKNRLNSWSEEELHAAFVKAVEQLRGTEGN from the exons ATGGAGAACGCAGCTTTCGCTTCCGGCGCCGGCATCGTGCAGGCTTACCCCGGTGGGACGATGAGGGTCCTCGCCGTGGAGGAAGACCCCGCCTACCTCACCGCCCTCACGGAGATGCTCCAGCGCCACGGCTACCAAG tgACGGCCAAGGCGTCGCCGGAAGAAGGGCTGAGGGCGTTGCAGGACAACCTGGAGGGATTCGACCTCGTGATGACCGTGGTGCGCACGCAGGGGCCAGGGATCGACGGCTTCGAGTTCCTCAAGCACGCAGCGCAGCGTTACCCGGTCATCC TGTTCTCCGGCGTCGAGCCCGAGGAGACGAAGATGAGGGGGATGCTTGAAGGCGCGTGCGCCTTCCTGACCAAGCCCCTGCGCGACGAGGAGGTgcgcaacgtctggcagcacgtcgtcgcCCGGCGGAGGCTCAACGCGGCCTCCGGCGCCGACGCTCGAGGCAGCGACGTCGTTGCCGTCCGTCAGGATGAGACGGTGGCAAGAAAGAGAGGACTGGACGACTCCGGCGAGGGGGGCTCCGACGGCAGGACTGCCAAGAAGAACAGGCTCAACTCGTGGTCAGAGGAAGAGCTGCACGCGGCGTTCGTCAAAGCGGTCGAACAGCTCAGGGGAACGGAAGGTAATTAA